A stretch of Flavobacteriales bacterium DNA encodes these proteins:
- a CDS encoding tail fiber domain-containing protein gives MTYSDRRVKKNIITYTKGIDEVMQIQPVSYHYNSKSGYSDTTKQYVGVIAQEIEKILPNTVSLFDDSQGSSGLKDKRQFDSSEIIWLMVNAIKELDQRNVALLHELKELKAKREGK, from the coding sequence CTGACCTATTCAGACCGTAGAGTCAAGAAAAATATTATTACCTACACCAAGGGTATTGATGAGGTTATGCAAATACAACCCGTAAGTTATCACTATAACAGCAAGTCTGGCTATAGTGACACCACCAAACAATACGTTGGGGTTATAGCTCAAGAAATTGAGAAGATATTGCCCAATACGGTTAGCCTATTTGACGATAGTCAAGGGTCAAGTGGCTTGAAAGATAAACGACAATTTGACTCATCAGAAATCATTTGGCTGATGGTAAATGCCATTAAAGAATTAGATCAAAGAAATGTTGCGCTACTACACGAATTAAAAGAGCTGAAAGCTAAAAGAGAAGGCAAATAG
- a CDS encoding DUF3817 domain-containing protein produces the protein MKKFFRLITLLEGFSYILLLCIAVPLKYWGGDESWVKLLGMPHGLLFMAYIVLALFLREDYQWGIKETFIVLLASIVPFGTFYVDKKYLRD, from the coding sequence ATGAAAAAGTTCTTTCGATTGATTACCCTTTTAGAAGGGTTTTCTTATATCCTTTTACTCTGTATTGCTGTTCCTTTAAAATATTGGGGTGGCGATGAATCTTGGGTCAAACTATTGGGTATGCCTCATGGTTTGTTGTTTATGGCATACATCGTTTTAGCCCTTTTCCTTAGAGAGGATTATCAATGGGGTATTAAAGAAACATTCATCGTCTTGTTAGCTTCTATCGTTCCTTTTGGCACTTTTTACGTTGATAAGAAGTATTTGAGGGATTAA
- the rpmF gene encoding 50S ribosomal protein L32 — MAHPKRKISKTRRDKRRTHDKAVAPQLSVCQTTGETHLPHRTHWVDGVLYYRGKVVMEK, encoded by the coding sequence ATGGCACATCCTAAACGCAAAATCTCTAAAACAAGAAGAGACAAAAGACGCACACATGACAAAGCAGTAGCGCCACAGTTAAGCGTATGTCAAACTACAGGTGAAACTCATCTTCCACACAGAACGCATTGGGTAGACGGTGTACTTTACTACAGAGGTAAAGTAGTAATGGAAAAATAA
- the pdxA gene encoding 4-hydroxythreonine-4-phosphate dehydrogenase PdxA — MSKPIKLGISIGDTNGVGLEVILKSFKDKRMLDFCTPILFGDYKLAIKTKKQLGLDDVYLNKIQSVKDCKNKKVNIINCWKEELNPTLGNNTPDGGKYALKSLECASQSLKNKEVDVLVTAPINKENIQSDSFKFPGHTEYLEHQFEGKALMLMLSDDLRIGLVTGHIPIEEVSKTIHKDLIVEKLIAFNQTLKQDFGIRKPKIAVLGLNPHAGDNGLLGKEEEKTIIPALQKAQEEGLLSFGPYPADGFFGSNKLSAFDGVLAMYHDQGLVPFKTLSFGNGVNFTSGLAIIRTSPDHGTAFDIAGQNLASETSFIQAIYSACDIFKKRQEWHELNSNPLKVQARKEKTRER, encoded by the coding sequence ATGAGTAAGCCCATAAAATTAGGCATATCTATCGGCGACACTAATGGTGTTGGACTAGAGGTTATCTTAAAAAGTTTCAAAGATAAGCGTATGCTAGACTTTTGTACCCCTATCCTATTTGGCGATTATAAATTGGCTATAAAGACCAAAAAACAACTGGGCTTAGACGATGTCTATTTGAATAAAATACAATCTGTTAAAGACTGTAAAAACAAGAAAGTCAATATTATCAACTGTTGGAAAGAAGAGCTTAATCCTACATTGGGCAACAATACTCCAGATGGTGGAAAGTATGCCCTTAAATCCTTAGAATGCGCTAGTCAGTCATTAAAAAATAAGGAAGTCGATGTGCTTGTAACAGCACCTATCAACAAAGAAAACATACAGTCCGATAGCTTTAAATTCCCTGGTCATACCGAATATTTAGAGCATCAATTCGAGGGTAAAGCTCTTATGTTGATGTTGAGCGACGATTTACGAATAGGCCTAGTAACAGGGCATATTCCTATCGAAGAGGTGTCCAAAACTATCCACAAGGATTTAATTGTTGAAAAGCTAATCGCCTTTAACCAAACCTTAAAGCAAGATTTTGGCATACGTAAGCCTAAAATTGCCGTTTTAGGGCTCAATCCCCACGCTGGAGATAATGGACTGCTCGGCAAAGAAGAAGAAAAAACCATTATTCCTGCTCTTCAAAAGGCCCAAGAAGAAGGTCTTTTATCATTCGGCCCTTACCCTGCCGATGGCTTTTTTGGCTCCAACAAATTGAGTGCTTTCGATGGGGTTCTAGCCATGTATCACGACCAAGGACTTGTCCCATTCAAAACATTATCTTTCGGCAATGGCGTGAATTTTACTTCTGGATTAGCCATCATTAGAACATCGCCAGACCATGGCACAGCCTTCGATATTGCAGGACAAAATTTAGCCTCCGAAACATCCTTTATCCAAGCTATTTATAGCGCTTGTGATATCTTCAAAAAACGCCAAGAATGGCACGAGCTAAACAGCAATCCATTGAAGGTACAAGCAAGGAAAGAAAAAACTAGAGAACGCTAG
- a CDS encoding CotH kinase family protein, with amino-acid sequence MRLIILFIGIVCWSINTNAQLHINEMMSLNNNAWASAQNNYPDWIELYNSSNDSILLSDYFLSDDRQEMDQWQLPKRYIQGGGFFTVYASGLDMEMDCNFKISSQGEALFLSHYAMGLVDSLPAVPLDENQSFGRYPDGAELLAKLQSPTPNSPNDSIYLLFSSLSFSHTSGWYENSINLSIVPSHSGAQIYYTLDGAEPTTDDLLYTTALVLNDASEEDNIISEIPTSEEWERPQGKVSKGHLIKSAAFENGQRISSVFTHSFFINPQMESRYTFPVVSLSTAPENLFDDEIGIYVKGQNTNYYQRGRAWERQAHFEYFDLEGKRQVNQKVGIRTNGNISRTFPQKSLLLYARGSYGKSRIKYPFFEGKEMDSFKRIILRSASSNDWKNTMFKNELAQRIVIDMNLEHPSTQEVIVFINGEYWGIHHLNERTDEHFISDYFDEDHIHLLTHNAQVEEGDNQDFLNLKGYMNENDMSLHEHYDYISRHIDIDNIIDYYCAQLFLANTDWPHNNVKYWKAQDEGKWRWLFFDCDECMSYEYYNLMADLINEKNSSQDFDEWSVFIMRQLLKNTNFREQFRRRFEQLLTTTFFTPNLMQHIKEMERLYSAEAVEHRLRWNVPDNSNAWLEAVESLYAFASIRPHVMRQLLTDYLGNPFSIYPNPTNESISISVSTDINSVESITILNQLGQVVYQIEGGWNNPIRLARLQKGVYTVQLRFENRLYNEPLIVQ; translated from the coding sequence ATGCGATTAATCATCTTATTTATAGGTATAGTCTGTTGGAGCATCAACACCAATGCACAGCTGCACATCAACGAGATGATGTCGCTTAACAACAACGCTTGGGCAAGCGCTCAGAACAACTACCCCGATTGGATAGAATTATACAATAGCAGCAACGATAGTATCCTACTATCTGACTACTTCCTTTCTGACGATAGGCAAGAAATGGATCAATGGCAATTGCCTAAGCGTTATATTCAAGGGGGTGGGTTTTTTACCGTTTACGCCAGTGGTTTGGATATGGAGATGGACTGTAACTTTAAGATTAGTAGTCAAGGCGAAGCTCTATTTCTCAGCCATTACGCCATGGGTTTGGTAGATTCCTTGCCTGCTGTGCCACTGGATGAAAATCAATCTTTTGGTCGATATCCAGACGGTGCCGAACTTTTGGCAAAACTCCAAAGTCCGACTCCCAACAGCCCCAACGACAGTATATACTTACTATTCAGCAGCTTGTCCTTTTCTCACACTAGCGGTTGGTATGAAAATAGCATCAACCTATCTATAGTGCCGAGCCATAGTGGTGCTCAAATATACTACACTCTTGATGGTGCCGAGCCCACCACCGATGACCTTTTATATACTACAGCTTTGGTGCTAAACGATGCCTCCGAAGAAGACAATATAATTTCCGAAATCCCCACTTCGGAAGAGTGGGAAAGGCCACAAGGAAAGGTCTCTAAAGGACACCTTATTAAGTCAGCTGCCTTTGAAAATGGGCAACGCATTAGCTCCGTATTTACCCATAGTTTTTTCATTAACCCACAGATGGAAAGCCGCTACACTTTTCCTGTGGTTTCACTTTCTACAGCACCAGAAAATCTGTTTGATGATGAAATAGGCATCTATGTAAAGGGACAGAACACCAATTATTACCAAAGAGGCAGAGCATGGGAGCGTCAAGCCCATTTCGAATATTTCGACTTAGAGGGTAAACGACAAGTCAATCAGAAGGTTGGCATACGTACCAATGGAAATATAAGCCGAACATTTCCTCAAAAATCTTTACTGCTATATGCTCGAGGTTCTTATGGTAAATCACGAATTAAATATCCCTTTTTCGAGGGTAAGGAAATGGACTCTTTCAAAAGAATCATACTCCGCTCTGCGAGTTCCAACGACTGGAAAAATACGATGTTCAAAAATGAACTCGCTCAGCGCATCGTTATTGACATGAATTTGGAACACCCCAGCACCCAAGAAGTTATCGTATTTATCAATGGGGAATATTGGGGCATACACCACCTCAATGAACGAACAGATGAGCATTTCATCAGCGATTATTTTGATGAAGACCATATCCATTTATTGACCCACAATGCTCAAGTAGAAGAAGGCGACAACCAAGACTTTCTCAACCTCAAAGGCTATATGAATGAGAATGACATGAGTCTCCATGAGCATTACGACTACATCAGCAGACATATAGATATTGACAATATCATAGACTACTATTGCGCTCAATTGTTTTTGGCTAATACCGACTGGCCACACAATAACGTTAAGTATTGGAAAGCTCAAGACGAGGGCAAATGGCGATGGCTATTTTTTGACTGTGACGAGTGCATGAGCTACGAATATTACAACCTCATGGCAGATTTAATCAACGAAAAAAACAGTAGTCAAGATTTTGATGAATGGTCTGTCTTCATTATGCGCCAACTGTTGAAAAACACTAACTTTAGGGAGCAATTCAGACGACGTTTTGAGCAACTGCTAACAACTACCTTTTTTACACCCAACCTTATGCAACACATTAAGGAAATGGAGAGACTTTACAGTGCAGAAGCCGTAGAACATAGGCTAAGATGGAATGTGCCAGACAATAGCAACGCATGGTTAGAGGCTGTAGAAAGTTTGTATGCTTTTGCTAGTATTCGACCGCATGTCATGCGCCAATTACTGACAGATTATTTGGGCAATCCGTTCAGTATTTATCCTAACCCTACAAACGAAAGTATTAGCATTAGTGTAAGCACCGACATCAATAGTGTGGAAAGCATTACTATACTCAACCAATTGGGGCAGGTGGTTTATCAAATTGAAGGCGGTTGGAATAATCCTATAAGACTAGCAAGATTACAAAAAGGGGTTTATACGGTTCAACTGCGCTTTGAAAATCGCCTATATAATGAACCTTTGATTGTACAATAA
- a CDS encoding DUF177 domain-containing protein, translated as MVRSKDFEIQFSALKLGSHQFQFDIVDTFFTLFDYSEIEKAQIRTDVTLVKKATLLQLDFALNGEITLPCDRCTDDYQQEINQHFELIVKFSDIVENVESDEIVILSTNEHTLSLARYIYEFVHLSLPSKRTHQSDQECNPEMIEQLEQMGWTEETNETIDPRWENLKRIKTK; from the coding sequence ATGGTAAGGTCTAAAGATTTTGAAATTCAATTTTCGGCTTTAAAATTAGGCAGCCATCAATTCCAATTTGACATAGTAGATACGTTCTTTACACTGTTCGATTATTCTGAGATAGAAAAAGCACAGATTCGCACTGATGTTACTCTAGTAAAAAAAGCAACTCTATTACAATTAGATTTTGCTTTAAATGGAGAAATAACACTCCCCTGCGATAGATGTACCGACGACTATCAACAAGAAATTAATCAACACTTTGAACTGATTGTTAAGTTTTCAGATATCGTTGAAAATGTAGAAAGTGACGAAATTGTTATTCTCTCTACCAACGAACATACCCTGTCGTTAGCACGATATATTTACGAGTTTGTTCACCTTTCACTACCCTCAAAACGAACACATCAATCCGATCAAGAGTGTAACCCTGAAATGATAGAACAACTAGAACAAATGGGTTGGACAGAAGAAACGAATGAAACAATTGACCCTCGATGGGAAAATTTAAAACGAATAAAGACTAAATAA
- a CDS encoding CofH family radical SAM protein has protein sequence MNIDALLKRALAFEFLSAEEGQYLFENAPTADLMWVANELRKIQKPDGLVTWQIDRNVNTTNACIANCKFCNFFRPPGHDEVYVTTIEQYKPKIEETMRYGGDQLLLQGGHHPDLGLDFYTNLLSELKALYPEIRLHALGPPEVAHICKLEGKSHTEVLTALKEAGMDSLPGAGAEILNDRVRRLISRGKCTGQEWLDVMRACHQLDITTSATMMFGHIETLEERFEHLVWIRQVQSEKPKDADGFLAFIPWPFMDDGTLLKRIRGIQNNVSGDEYLRMIAISRIMLPNIKNIQASWLTVGKQTAQLCLHGGANDFGSIMIEENVVSAAGAPHRFTYKSIQESIRKAGFEPQLRRQDYTFREIPQGIEEQIINY, from the coding sequence ATGAATATAGACGCTTTACTAAAACGAGCTTTAGCCTTTGAGTTTTTATCGGCAGAGGAGGGGCAATATCTCTTTGAAAACGCTCCTACAGCAGATTTAATGTGGGTAGCTAATGAGTTAAGAAAAATTCAAAAACCAGATGGTTTGGTTACTTGGCAGATTGACAGAAACGTCAATACGACCAACGCTTGTATTGCCAACTGCAAATTTTGCAACTTCTTCAGACCACCAGGACATGATGAAGTCTATGTCACGACTATTGAGCAGTACAAACCCAAAATAGAAGAAACCATGCGTTATGGTGGCGATCAATTGTTATTGCAAGGTGGTCACCACCCTGATTTAGGCCTAGATTTTTACACCAACCTACTTAGTGAGCTTAAAGCGCTGTATCCCGAAATCCGTTTGCATGCCTTAGGACCACCAGAAGTGGCTCACATTTGTAAGCTAGAAGGCAAAAGCCACACAGAAGTTTTGACGGCATTGAAAGAAGCTGGTATGGATAGTTTACCGGGCGCTGGGGCAGAAATACTTAACGATAGGGTCAGACGACTTATTTCTAGGGGAAAATGTACCGGTCAAGAATGGCTAGACGTTATGCGTGCTTGTCATCAATTGGACATTACCACTTCAGCAACGATGATGTTTGGACACATAGAAACCTTAGAAGAACGCTTCGAGCATTTGGTATGGATACGACAAGTGCAGTCCGAAAAACCTAAGGATGCCGATGGCTTTTTAGCCTTTATCCCTTGGCCTTTTATGGACGATGGCACTTTGCTAAAGCGAATTAGAGGGATACAAAACAATGTGTCTGGTGACGAATATTTGCGTATGATTGCTATTAGCAGAATTATGTTGCCTAACATTAAAAATATACAAGCCTCTTGGCTAACGGTGGGTAAGCAAACAGCACAACTGTGTTTGCATGGTGGAGCCAACGATTTTGGATCTATTATGATAGAAGAAAATGTAGTATCGGCAGCCGGTGCGCCACACCGATTTACCTACAAGAGCATTCAAGAATCGATTAGGAAAGCGGGTTTTGAACCCCAATTAAGAAGACAAGATTATACCTTTAGAGAAATCCCTCAAGGTATAGAAGAACAAATCATCAATTACTAA
- a CDS encoding leucyl aminopeptidase: protein MDLLISLSKQIPDQQSLILVCKSLDDIKRFSFTKEETKYLESAIEKEQNSIRLNRYSHQIFVVLTKGDLEKIRLAANALHSEINTLKIEQLTVVDYAKNKAEALAFVEGLALSNYQFLKYFSEKKENTLKGIDLHFDGSADDIQHLQSVVDGTCVARSLVNEPFSYLTAPQYSKDIERLGKEAGFSVEVFHKSKIEALKMGGLLAVNKGSIDPPTFNIMEWKPKGATNKKPIVLVGKGIVYDTGGLSLKPTANSMDMMKCDMGGSAAVVGTMYAIAKAKLNVHVVGLVPATDNRPSGNAYAPGDVITMHDGTSVEVLNTDAEGRLILADALSYAKKYKPEIVIDLATLTGAAARAIGKQGIVAMGNDKETMAALKESGDRVHERLAEFPFWDEYKDDLKSSIADLKNLGGAEAGAITAGKFLEHFTDYPYTHLDIAGPAFMLSPFNYRGRGGTGVGVRLLFDYLKYKSE, encoded by the coding sequence ATGGACTTACTCATATCTCTATCAAAACAAATTCCAGATCAGCAATCTTTAATATTAGTGTGTAAATCCTTAGATGATATTAAGAGATTTTCTTTTACTAAAGAAGAAACAAAATACCTAGAAAGCGCTATTGAAAAAGAACAAAATAGCATTCGGTTAAATCGCTATAGTCATCAAATTTTTGTCGTCCTTACAAAAGGTGATTTAGAGAAAATACGACTTGCTGCAAATGCCTTGCACAGCGAGATAAATACACTGAAAATAGAACAGCTAACCGTTGTGGATTATGCTAAAAATAAGGCGGAAGCTCTGGCTTTTGTAGAGGGTTTAGCCTTGAGTAATTATCAGTTTCTAAAATATTTTTCCGAGAAAAAAGAAAACACCCTAAAAGGTATAGACCTTCATTTTGATGGTTCGGCAGATGACATACAGCATTTGCAATCGGTGGTGGACGGTACTTGTGTAGCCAGATCCTTAGTAAATGAACCTTTTTCCTATCTGACGGCACCACAATATAGCAAGGATATAGAACGACTAGGCAAAGAGGCTGGTTTTAGTGTAGAAGTGTTTCACAAAAGTAAGATTGAAGCCCTAAAAATGGGTGGCCTACTAGCCGTCAACAAAGGCAGTATTGACCCCCCTACCTTCAATATTATGGAGTGGAAACCTAAAGGGGCTACCAACAAAAAACCCATAGTATTGGTGGGTAAAGGTATTGTTTACGATACGGGTGGTTTGAGCCTAAAGCCTACCGCCAATTCTATGGATATGATGAAATGCGATATGGGAGGTTCAGCAGCAGTAGTAGGCACAATGTACGCCATCGCTAAAGCTAAACTCAATGTTCATGTCGTAGGCTTAGTACCAGCAACCGATAACCGCCCCTCTGGAAATGCCTATGCTCCAGGCGATGTGATTACTATGCATGACGGCACTAGTGTAGAGGTCTTAAATACCGATGCCGAAGGACGACTTATACTCGCCGATGCTTTGAGTTATGCTAAAAAATATAAACCCGAAATAGTCATCGACCTTGCTACATTGACAGGTGCGGCGGCAAGAGCTATAGGCAAACAAGGCATCGTAGCTATGGGTAACGATAAAGAGACTATGGCGGCACTCAAAGAAAGTGGCGACAGAGTACACGAAAGATTAGCCGAATTTCCTTTCTGGGACGAATACAAAGACGATTTGAAATCGAGTATTGCCGACCTCAAAAACTTGGGTGGTGCCGAAGCTGGAGCCATCACTGCTGGTAAATTTTTAGAGCATTTTACCGATTATCCTTACACCCATTTGGATATTGCTGGACCTGCATTTATGCTTAGTCCGTTCAACTACCGAGGTAGAGGCGGAACAGGGGTTGGCGTTCGCTTATTATTCGATTACCTAAAATATAAATCGGAATGA
- a CDS encoding riboflavin synthase — protein MFTGIIEHIGEVVKLEKELDNLHISMRTPITSELKIDQSVAHNGICLTVVAIQDDVYTVTAIKETLDKTNLGHLAVGHKVNIERCMKLGDRLDGHIVQGHVDQTAKCIHIGQENGWHTYTFEYEPSQHITVEKGSVCVNGVSLTVVNSQQHRFSLAIIPYTFEHTNFHDLEVGSIVNLEFDIIGKYITKMNS, from the coding sequence ATGTTTACAGGGATAATAGAACATATTGGCGAGGTCGTAAAACTAGAAAAAGAGCTAGATAATTTGCACATTTCTATGCGTACGCCCATTACTTCGGAGCTTAAGATAGACCAAAGCGTAGCGCACAACGGTATTTGCCTAACGGTAGTGGCTATTCAAGACGATGTGTATACTGTTACCGCCATTAAAGAAACTTTAGACAAAACCAACCTTGGGCATTTGGCAGTAGGGCATAAAGTCAATATTGAACGTTGTATGAAGTTGGGCGATAGGCTTGACGGCCATATCGTTCAAGGTCATGTCGATCAAACGGCAAAATGCATACACATTGGTCAAGAAAACGGTTGGCACACTTACACCTTTGAATACGAGCCTTCCCAACACATTACGGTGGAGAAAGGTTCTGTTTGTGTCAATGGGGTGAGCCTAACGGTGGTCAATTCACAACAACATCGTTTTTCGTTAGCTATCATACCTTATACTTTTGAGCATACCAATTTCCACGATTTGGAGGTAGGTAGCATAGTTAATTTGGAGTTTGATATTATTGGCAAGTACATAACAAAGATGAATTCATGA